One [Clostridium] saccharolyticum WM1 DNA segment encodes these proteins:
- a CDS encoding Na/Pi cotransporter family protein — MSITEIQMLFKFIGGLGMFLYGMDAMADGLQKSAGHKMQQLLGFLTSNRLMGVLLGTGITAIIQSSSATTVMVVGFVNAGIINLGQAVGIIMGANIGTTVTSWIVSMSEWGEMLKPEFFAPALVGVGAVLSLFTGSGKKKQIGEILVGFGVLFIGLSFMSDSITPYRNAPIFSQAFSVLGKNPFLGILAGLVVTGIIQSSSASVGILQTLALNGIVNWQSAIYITLGQNIGTCVTALLSSVGANKTAKRAAVIHLLFNVTGAVIFGCIMFVMFRLNPVFAASRISSVGISIFHTIFNVSNTVILFPFAGLLVKASGILVHEDKKEAPMDTDGQMKRHLDERILETPSFAIENVNHEVVNMGYAAMENLDLAAAALLGSNKTEAELVEKMEQKINNYEKILIDYLVKINNQSLNEEQHLLVKNLFYTVSDFERVSDHCENLSELAVEKANRNIVFSKEAENEIKEMIKEVRASLEHAIKARETSDMSEVRAVVQCEERVDSLEEELRERHIERLSAQTCKPENGVIFLDALSNLERISDHAHNIAGYVRDEM; from the coding sequence ATGTCAATCACAGAGATACAAATGCTATTTAAATTCATCGGAGGGCTGGGGATGTTCCTCTATGGGATGGATGCCATGGCTGATGGACTTCAAAAGTCCGCAGGCCATAAAATGCAGCAGCTTTTAGGCTTTCTCACCAGCAACCGGCTTATGGGCGTACTTTTGGGAACCGGAATTACTGCCATAATACAAAGCAGCTCGGCTACCACAGTCATGGTAGTTGGTTTTGTTAATGCTGGAATCATCAATCTGGGCCAGGCTGTCGGCATTATTATGGGAGCAAATATCGGTACTACTGTTACCAGCTGGATCGTATCCATGAGCGAATGGGGAGAAATGCTTAAGCCCGAGTTTTTCGCTCCGGCACTGGTAGGGGTAGGCGCAGTTTTAAGCCTTTTTACCGGAAGCGGCAAAAAGAAGCAGATCGGAGAAATTCTTGTGGGCTTCGGTGTACTGTTCATAGGACTTTCGTTTATGTCAGATTCCATCACTCCTTACCGGAACGCTCCGATTTTCAGTCAGGCATTCTCCGTATTAGGAAAAAATCCGTTTCTTGGAATTTTAGCTGGTCTTGTAGTGACGGGCATCATTCAAAGTTCTTCGGCTTCCGTGGGAATTTTACAGACTTTGGCACTCAATGGAATTGTAAACTGGCAGTCAGCGATTTATATCACTTTAGGACAAAATATCGGTACCTGTGTCACTGCCCTGCTTTCCAGTGTGGGAGCAAATAAAACCGCAAAGCGTGCTGCTGTGATTCACCTTCTTTTTAATGTGACGGGCGCTGTGATTTTCGGATGCATCATGTTTGTTATGTTTCGGCTGAATCCGGTTTTTGCCGCATCACGAATCAGCAGTGTGGGAATATCCATCTTCCATACCATTTTTAATGTGAGCAATACCGTAATTTTATTCCCCTTTGCCGGGCTATTGGTAAAGGCTTCCGGTATCCTTGTTCATGAGGATAAAAAGGAAGCTCCTATGGATACTGATGGCCAGATGAAACGTCATCTGGATGAAAGAATTCTGGAAACTCCTTCCTTTGCAATCGAAAACGTAAATCATGAAGTAGTGAACATGGGCTATGCAGCCATGGAAAACTTGGACCTTGCAGCGGCGGCTCTTCTGGGCAGTAACAAAACAGAGGCAGAGCTGGTGGAAAAAATGGAACAGAAAATCAATAATTATGAAAAAATATTAATTGATTATCTGGTAAAGATCAATAACCAGTCTTTAAACGAAGAGCAGCATCTTCTTGTTAAAAATTTATTTTACACGGTCAGCGATTTTGAAAGGGTCAGTGATCACTGTGAGAACCTATCGGAGCTGGCGGTGGAAAAGGCCAACCGGAACATTGTTTTTTCAAAGGAAGCAGAAAATGAGATAAAGGAAATGATCAAAGAAGTCAGGGCATCTCTGGAGCATGCCATAAAAGCAAGGGAGACCTCTGACATGTCTGAGGTCCGTGCCGTAGTCCAATGTGAAGAACGTGTGGACAGTCTGGAAGAAGAATTAAGGGAACGCCATATCGAACGTTTATCGGCTCAGACCTGCAAGCCGGAGAACGGAGTGATCTTTTTGGATGCTCTGAGCAATCTGGAACGTATTTCGGACCATGCCCATAATATCGCCGGTTATGTGAGAGATGAAATGTAA
- a CDS encoding dipeptidase, translating into MKVVDMHCDTISELFYRKEEGKEYSILKNNCHIDLERMKKGDYCLQNFAMFTNLARQEHPFEYCMKLADLFYTELEKYKDMVGIVKCYRDIEENRKNGKMSALLTIEEGGVFQGELAFLRNFYRLGVRMATLTWNYKNELGHPNRIWEENGEAFFQPETEHGLTEMGITFVQEMEKLGMIIDVSHLSDAGIDDVFRYTEKPFVASHSNARTIASNPRNLTDNMIKLLSERGGVAGINYCADFLHDWKKGEGVLSRMEDMVSHIKHMKQVGGIQCIGLGSDFDGIGGNLEVKSPEDLPLMEAYMKKEGFSESEIEAVFYGNVLRVYKEILH; encoded by the coding sequence ATGAAGGTTGTTGATATGCATTGTGATACCATTTCAGAACTTTTTTACCGCAAGGAAGAAGGAAAGGAGTATTCCATCTTAAAAAATAACTGTCATATTGACTTGGAGCGCATGAAAAAAGGGGATTACTGCCTGCAGAACTTTGCCATGTTTACAAATCTCGCCAGGCAGGAGCATCCATTTGAATATTGTATGAAACTAGCCGACCTGTTCTATACGGAACTGGAAAAATATAAGGATATGGTTGGCATCGTAAAATGCTATCGGGATATTGAAGAGAACCGGAAAAATGGAAAGATGTCTGCCTTGCTTACCATAGAGGAAGGCGGTGTTTTCCAGGGAGAACTGGCTTTTTTAAGGAATTTTTACCGTTTGGGTGTCCGTATGGCGACTCTCACCTGGAACTATAAGAATGAACTGGGTCATCCTAACCGGATCTGGGAGGAAAATGGAGAGGCCTTTTTCCAACCGGAAACAGAGCATGGTCTTACGGAAATGGGAATCACGTTTGTTCAGGAAATGGAAAAACTGGGAATGATCATAGATGTGTCTCATTTGTCCGATGCCGGTATCGATGACGTGTTCCGGTATACGGAAAAGCCTTTTGTGGCCAGCCACTCCAATGCCAGGACCATTGCTTCCAATCCCCGGAACTTAACGGATAATATGATAAAACTCCTTTCGGAACGTGGCGGTGTGGCCGGAATCAATTACTGCGCCGATTTCCTTCATGACTGGAAAAAGGGAGAAGGAGTTTTAAGCCGGATGGAGGATATGGTTTCCCATATAAAGCACATGAAGCAGGTGGGCGGCATCCAGTGCATTGGCCTCGGGTCGGATTTTGACGGCATCGGAGGAAATTTGGAGGTGAAATCTCCGGAAGATCTGCCTCTTATGGAAGCTTATATGAAAAAGGAAGGGTTTTCAGAAAGCGAAATTGAAGCGGTCTTTTATGGAAATGTTTTACGGGTTTATAAGGAAATTTTACATTAA
- a CDS encoding ABC transporter permease translates to MLQSFKMALKSIWSNKMRSFLTMLGIIIGVASVIILVSLVNGQMSYMTESFASMGTNQINVNVSNLSSRSLSVDEMYQFYDKHKELFAQMTPKVTLTSTIKNGTESLTGTTVTGVSEDYLDMKDQTLDSGRFLQYSDIVSRQKVCVVGYYVAWDLYGGVEKAIDQTIKINGYPFRIVGVISRQDEEELEDGGTDDVLYLPYSCAAKMSNNANISSYVFATADMDHTTEAKEVINTFLFHIFKDDDLYRVTAMSELLDSLNSMISMMSMMLGGIAGISLLVAGVGVMNIMLVSVTERTREIGIRKALGAKKSNIMQQFVIEAAVTSSFGGVAGILVGSVATTVIGTAMGMTVSPTPGAVIVSFSVSVGIGLLFGYMPASRAANLNPIDALRSE, encoded by the coding sequence ATTCTGCAATCCTTTAAAATGGCTCTTAAGAGCATATGGAGCAACAAAATGCGTTCCTTTCTCACCATGCTTGGAATCATTATAGGCGTAGCTTCGGTTATTATTCTGGTAAGTCTTGTGAACGGTCAGATGTCCTATATGACAGAGAGCTTTGCAAGTATGGGAACCAATCAGATTAATGTAAATGTTTCCAATCTTTCCTCCAGGTCTTTATCTGTGGATGAGATGTATCAGTTTTATGACAAGCATAAGGAACTTTTTGCTCAGATGACTCCCAAGGTCACGCTGACCTCTACCATAAAAAACGGAACGGAATCCCTGACCGGAACCACCGTGACTGGTGTAAGCGAAGATTATCTGGATATGAAGGATCAAACCCTGGATTCCGGCCGCTTCCTCCAGTATTCTGACATAGTTTCCAGACAAAAGGTGTGTGTTGTAGGCTATTATGTGGCATGGGATCTATACGGAGGTGTGGAAAAGGCCATTGACCAGACGATAAAAATCAATGGTTACCCATTCCGGATTGTAGGTGTAATTTCCAGGCAGGATGAGGAGGAACTGGAGGACGGCGGCACGGATGACGTGCTGTATCTTCCTTACAGCTGCGCCGCCAAGATGAGCAACAATGCCAATATCAGCAGCTATGTTTTTGCAACCGCAGATATGGATCATACAACAGAAGCCAAAGAAGTTATTAACACGTTTCTCTTTCATATATTCAAGGATGATGATTTGTACCGTGTGACTGCCATGAGCGAACTGCTGGATTCCTTAAATTCCATGATATCCATGATGTCCATGATGCTTGGTGGGATAGCCGGAATCTCTCTTTTAGTAGCCGGTGTGGGGGTTATGAACATCATGCTGGTATCCGTAACGGAGCGTACCAGAGAAATCGGAATCCGGAAAGCACTAGGGGCGAAAAAGAGCAACATCATGCAGCAGTTTGTCATAGAAGCAGCGGTTACCAGCTCGTTTGGCGGCGTTGCCGGCATCCTGGTGGGTTCTGTGGCGACTACGGTCATTGGGACAGCCATGGGAATGACGGTATCGCCTACCCCTGGAGCAGTTATTGTTTCTTTCAGCGTATCGGTGGGAATCGGTCTGCTCTTTGGCTATATGCCGGCCAGCCGTGCAGCGAATTTGAACCCCATCGATGCTTTGCGCAGCGAATAG
- a CDS encoding ABC transporter ATP-binding protein — MGDEEVRASDGISLTICRGEFVAIVGKSGSGKSTLMNIIGALDVPTSGEYLLGGEDVGSMSENQLAQIRNRMIGFIFQQYNLLPRLNLLENVELPLLYAGIAASERKEKAMSSLERVGLAEKWKNLPNQLSGGQQQRVSIARALAGAPSLILADEPTGALDSKTSRDVLNFLNKLNDEGNTIVMITHDSTIAREARRVVRVHDGKINFDGDVNEYSAIL; from the coding sequence ATGGGAGATGAGGAGGTACGTGCAAGTGACGGAATATCTTTAACCATCTGCCGGGGGGAATTCGTGGCCATTGTGGGAAAGTCGGGAAGCGGAAAGTCCACGCTTATGAATATTATAGGTGCACTGGATGTTCCCACCTCAGGAGAGTATCTGCTGGGTGGTGAGGATGTAGGGAGCATGTCTGAAAACCAACTGGCTCAGATTCGGAATAGGATGATTGGCTTCATATTTCAGCAATACAATCTTCTGCCGAGATTAAATCTCCTGGAAAATGTGGAGCTGCCTCTTCTGTATGCAGGGATAGCTGCCAGTGAACGAAAAGAAAAGGCCATGAGTTCTTTAGAGCGTGTAGGCTTGGCGGAAAAGTGGAAAAATCTGCCGAATCAGCTTTCCGGCGGCCAGCAGCAAAGGGTTTCCATAGCCAGGGCCCTGGCAGGAGCCCCATCCCTGATTCTGGCTGATGAACCTACGGGAGCTTTGGACTCCAAAACAAGCCGGGATGTTTTAAACTTTTTAAACAAGTTAAATGATGAAGGTAATACCATTGTTATGATTACCCATGACAGCACCATAGCAAGGGAAGCCCGGCGGGTGGTCCGGGTACATGACGGAAAGATTAATTTCGACGGAGATGTAAATGAATATTCTGCAATCCTTTAA
- a CDS encoding efflux RND transporter periplasmic adaptor subunit — MNKIIQKFFSKDKKKGRKKGKTALIILSLILAALAVVTAAVSIKKSRQASSEAKSVRTATATKRDITSELSSSGTISPKDTYDITSLVEGEVVAAEFEEGDTVEKGQVLYQIDTSSMESEMTSIKNSLERSQESYEIALDDYNTALSNYSGNTYKSTENGYIKSLSIKEGDKVSSNTEIASVYDDKTMKIKIPFLSGEASRMAAGNGAVLTLTDTGEQIRGTVSSVSNMDVTLTGGRIVRYVTIEVTNPGGLTTETAATAMVGDFVCSMEATFEPKLETTMKADVSSGVEVGTLLVQEGDYVTKGTPIFTMERKSAERLIRTYKETLEKAEESLETAKSKLESTQDTYDNYTITAPISGKVITKTGKAGDKISKSTNGSTTLAVIYDMSNYTFEMSVDELDVKSVEVGQTVVITADAVTGKTFTGTVSNVSLQSSTSNGVTNYPVTVTLNDGMDELLPGMNVDGVIILDEAKDVLSVPADALVRGNQVYVKDETVKESQGNIPAGFRAVEVTTGLISSDYVEITSGLEENQEVYVAQSTVSNSQNIMIPGGMGGMGGGPAGGGSGVRRSGNGGNGANGG; from the coding sequence ATGAATAAAATCATCCAGAAGTTTTTTTCAAAAGATAAAAAGAAAGGCCGGAAGAAAGGGAAAACGGCCTTAATCATCCTGAGCCTCATCCTTGCGGCTCTGGCCGTGGTTACTGCAGCCGTAAGTATAAAAAAATCCAGGCAGGCTTCCTCAGAGGCCAAAAGCGTCCGGACAGCCACGGCGACAAAACGGGATATCACGTCTGAGCTTTCTTCCTCAGGTACCATTTCTCCAAAAGATACTTATGATATAACCTCTCTGGTGGAAGGTGAAGTCGTAGCAGCGGAATTTGAAGAAGGGGATACGGTGGAAAAGGGCCAGGTCCTTTACCAGATTGACACCTCTTCTATGGAATCGGAGATGACATCAATCAAGAACTCACTGGAAAGATCCCAGGAAAGCTATGAAATCGCTTTGGATGATTATAATACCGCCTTAAGCAATTATAGTGGAAATACCTACAAATCCACGGAAAACGGCTACATAAAATCTTTATCTATAAAAGAAGGAGACAAAGTCAGCAGCAACACGGAAATTGCCTCTGTTTATGATGATAAGACTATGAAAATCAAGATCCCATTTCTTTCTGGTGAGGCATCCCGGATGGCAGCCGGGAATGGGGCGGTTTTAACACTTACGGATACGGGAGAACAGATCCGGGGTACGGTTTCTTCTGTCAGTAATATGGATGTGACCCTCACCGGCGGGCGCATTGTCCGTTATGTTACCATTGAAGTGACAAATCCAGGCGGTCTTACCACGGAAACTGCTGCCACAGCAATGGTGGGGGATTTTGTCTGCAGCATGGAGGCAACGTTTGAACCAAAGCTTGAAACCACCATGAAAGCAGACGTATCCTCTGGTGTTGAGGTCGGAACTCTTTTGGTACAGGAGGGAGACTATGTAACAAAGGGGACTCCCATTTTTACAATGGAAAGAAAGTCTGCAGAACGGCTGATACGTACCTATAAAGAAACCCTGGAAAAAGCAGAAGAGTCTCTGGAAACAGCCAAGAGTAAACTGGAAAGTACTCAGGATACCTACGACAACTATACCATTACAGCGCCCATTTCCGGTAAAGTCATTACCAAAACTGGAAAGGCAGGAGATAAGATTTCCAAAAGCACCAATGGTAGCACAACGCTTGCAGTCATATATGATATGTCCAATTACACCTTTGAAATGTCCGTGGATGAGTTGGATGTAAAATCAGTTGAAGTAGGACAGACCGTAGTTATTACCGCTGACGCAGTAACCGGTAAGACTTTTACCGGTACGGTCAGCAATGTAAGCCTGCAAAGCTCCACCTCCAATGGGGTTACCAATTATCCCGTAACCGTCACATTAAATGACGGTATGGATGAACTGCTTCCGGGTATGAATGTAGATGGAGTGATCATTCTGGATGAAGCAAAGGATGTGCTGTCAGTGCCTGCTGATGCGCTGGTACGGGGAAATCAGGTCTATGTAAAGGATGAAACCGTAAAAGAATCACAGGGAAATATACCGGCAGGCTTCCGCGCAGTTGAAGTAACCACAGGGTTAATAAGCAGCGATTACGTGGAAATTACCAGTGGACTTGAAGAAAATCAGGAAGTTTATGTGGCCCAATCTACGGTAAGCAACTCGCAGAACATCATGATCCCAGGCGGTATGGGGGGCATGGGCGGAGGTCCTGCCGGAGGTGGTTCCGGGGTCAGGAGATCCGGCAACGGGGGCAATGGTGCTAATGGCGGCTGA
- a CDS encoding S-layer homology domain-containing protein, producing the protein MNGREIVASLAVVLTVTSVSTMTAEASANFDLRKKVIGVSGIMSTANPNMTVTRGEFASMLVNASSYRSTVSGISNTSVFADVPRNHEYAACIRIAAEQGWMNGYLGGDFKPEESVTLQDAAKGVLGLLGYGNSDFTGDQSGSRLSKYHFLELDENLNKEAEEVLKKEDCINLFYNLLKTDTKSGTMFGKSLDCELTADGEINPFTMVDNSLKGPKIVRSKSSLKSYLPFKLGEANVSLDGESVSNSSDAVNVALESSNGVLVYYHSLSKTIWLYTVGNENESGRSAVFGEISNVVYNSADLMTPSAIILDDGNTYELTSTEMQFAFSSYGSLRVGDTVVLVYTMSTGNEGNETRTVIDYIED; encoded by the coding sequence ATGAATGGACGGGAAATAGTGGCTTCCCTCGCTGTTGTACTGACTGTGACGTCAGTCAGCACTATGACAGCAGAAGCATCGGCTAATTTTGATTTAAGGAAAAAGGTAATCGGAGTTTCAGGGATTATGAGTACTGCAAATCCGAATATGACGGTAACGCGTGGAGAATTCGCCAGCATGCTGGTAAATGCATCTTCTTACCGGAGTACGGTTAGCGGGATCAGCAATACCTCGGTATTTGCTGATGTACCCAGAAACCATGAATATGCAGCTTGTATCCGCATTGCGGCGGAACAGGGCTGGATGAATGGATATCTGGGAGGAGACTTTAAACCGGAAGAATCCGTAACGCTTCAGGATGCAGCCAAGGGCGTTCTGGGTTTGTTGGGATACGGTAATTCCGATTTTACTGGGGACCAGTCAGGCTCCAGGCTTTCCAAGTACCATTTTCTGGAGTTGGATGAGAACCTGAATAAAGAGGCTGAAGAGGTTTTAAAGAAGGAGGACTGCATAAACCTCTTTTATAATCTGTTAAAGACGGACACCAAGTCAGGAACCATGTTCGGAAAAAGTCTGGACTGTGAACTGACAGCCGATGGTGAGATTAACCCTTTTACCATGGTAGACAACAGCCTTAAGGGACCGAAGATCGTAAGAAGCAAGAGCAGCCTTAAATCCTATCTGCCCTTTAAGCTGGGGGAAGCCAATGTTTCTCTTGACGGCGAGTCTGTATCCAATTCCAGTGATGCAGTAAATGTTGCGTTGGAAAGCTCGAATGGAGTTCTGGTTTATTACCACAGCCTTTCCAAGACCATATGGCTTTATACCGTTGGAAATGAGAATGAAAGCGGCCGGTCAGCTGTTTTTGGAGAAATCAGCAATGTTGTTTACAACTCTGCCGATTTGATGACACCAAGTGCCATCATTCTGGATGATGGCAATACCTATGAGCTTACAAGCACCGAAATGCAGTTTGCATTTTCATCTTATGGCAGTCTGCGGGTAGGAGATACGGTGGTTTTGGTTTATACGATGTCAACCGGCAATGAAGGAAACGAAACGAGGACAGTCATTGATTATATAGAAGATTAG
- a CDS encoding response regulator transcription factor, translating to MKVLIAEDEIRLADALGQIMKEQHYQADIVYNGTDGLYCGLSGEYDIIILDVMLPGENGFHVVQKLREAHIQTPVLMLTARDDIHDKVTGLDKGADDYMTKPFVPEELLARIRALSRRQGEVIVEEMKYGDFILNLSANDLCCGSKSIHLGYKEFEVLKILMNNSGKIISKEILISKVWGSDSDAEDNNVEAYISFLRKKLKFIGSKVEIGTVRKVGYRLEEIV from the coding sequence ATGAAGGTACTGATTGCAGAAGACGAAATAAGATTAGCCGATGCTCTGGGACAGATTATGAAGGAACAGCATTACCAGGCTGATATTGTATATAACGGAACTGACGGCCTTTACTGCGGCCTGTCCGGTGAATACGACATCATCATTTTGGATGTGATGCTTCCGGGAGAAAATGGTTTTCATGTGGTTCAGAAGCTGAGAGAGGCTCACATCCAGACTCCTGTTCTCATGCTGACAGCACGGGATGATATCCACGATAAGGTAACAGGTCTTGATAAAGGTGCCGATGATTATATGACAAAGCCGTTTGTGCCAGAAGAGCTTCTTGCCCGCATCCGCGCGCTCTCCCGCCGACAGGGGGAAGTGATTGTAGAAGAAATGAAATATGGAGATTTCATTCTCAACCTGTCAGCCAATGATTTATGCTGCGGCTCTAAATCCATTCATTTGGGATATAAGGAATTTGAAGTATTAAAAATTCTCATGAATAATTCCGGAAAGATCATCTCAAAGGAGATCCTCATATCAAAGGTATGGGGCAGTGATTCTGACGCAGAGGATAACAATGTGGAGGCATATATTTCCTTCCTTCGGAAAAAGCTGAAATTTATCGGTTCAAAAGTAGAGATTGGAACTGTCCGTAAAGTCGGATACCGGCTGGAGGAAATTGTATGA
- a CDS encoding sensor histidine kinase, which yields MIKELRRRFVLINMAFVISILSAVLGVFYYANSKRIERQTVLSLMQAIDHDRQGRLPDKVEFGRRPPKNLPPLIPSFVVTINNRSSIDNIKENNITVTKELASTLVKLAEAGDSSEGELKDYSLRYLKVTNAEGIKIGFADQSYERNNLRTLFMSCFWVFLGAVFLFFILSMYLSRLALRPVENAWRMQNQFIADASHELKTPLTVILANLQILALHKECTVREQQKWLDNTKEEAERMKQLVEELLFLARSDAESVQTPQSAKESLDFSDMVLNGVLLFESVAFEHKVNLENEIEAGIRLEGWEASLKQLITILLDNACKYAGKQGSVFVSLKKTSHNAVLTVQNTGDPIPEKERDHVFERFYRTDKSRVRKEGGYGLGLSIAKTIVDHHKGRISLTSGPETGTVFIISLPLPSRQQ from the coding sequence ATGATAAAAGAGTTAAGAAGAAGGTTTGTTCTGATCAATATGGCCTTTGTCATAAGCATCCTTTCCGCTGTTTTAGGAGTCTTCTACTATGCCAATTCAAAACGCATTGAACGGCAGACCGTCTTGTCCCTGATGCAGGCCATTGACCATGACAGGCAGGGAAGACTGCCGGATAAGGTGGAATTCGGCCGCAGACCCCCCAAAAACCTGCCCCCTCTCATCCCCTCTTTTGTGGTGACCATAAACAACCGCAGCTCCATTGATAATATTAAGGAAAATAACATTACCGTTACAAAGGAGCTGGCCTCCACTTTGGTGAAATTAGCAGAAGCCGGAGACTCCTCTGAAGGGGAGCTTAAGGATTATTCCCTTCGCTACCTTAAGGTTACGAATGCAGAAGGCATAAAAATAGGGTTTGCAGACCAAAGTTATGAACGGAATAATTTAAGAACCCTGTTCATGAGCTGTTTTTGGGTTTTTTTAGGGGCAGTCTTTTTGTTTTTTATCCTCAGCATGTATCTTTCACGACTGGCACTAAGACCTGTGGAAAATGCATGGCGGATGCAGAACCAGTTCATCGCCGATGCATCCCACGAATTAAAAACACCCCTCACTGTGATTCTGGCCAATTTACAGATTCTGGCCCTTCATAAGGAATGTACCGTCAGGGAACAGCAAAAATGGCTGGACAATACAAAAGAAGAGGCAGAGCGAATGAAACAGCTTGTGGAGGAGCTTCTCTTCTTGGCCCGCTCCGATGCAGAATCCGTACAGACCCCTCAGTCAGCAAAGGAATCTCTGGATTTCAGCGACATGGTGTTAAACGGGGTCTTGCTTTTTGAATCCGTTGCCTTTGAACACAAGGTGAATCTTGAAAATGAAATTGAAGCAGGTATAAGACTGGAAGGCTGGGAAGCTTCTCTAAAACAGTTAATCACCATTTTACTGGACAATGCCTGCAAATACGCAGGTAAACAAGGTTCTGTATTTGTCAGCTTAAAAAAAACTTCCCATAATGCAGTTTTAACCGTTCAGAATACAGGAGATCCTATTCCAGAAAAGGAACGGGACCATGTTTTCGAGCGTTTTTACCGGACAGATAAATCAAGAGTGAGGAAAGAAGGGGGATACGGCCTTGGCCTTTCCATTGCAAAAACCATCGTTGACCACCATAAGGGAAGGATCAGCCTGACCAGCGGTCCTGAGACAGGAACAGTTTTTATTATCAGCCTGCCTCTGCCTTCCCGGCAGCAATGA
- a CDS encoding GTP pyrophosphokinase: MNISMNPNSELNQSIVNVPNLVQVPDPLMKQAYQFQEAMMMYTCAIREIKTKLEVLNDELSVRNSRNPIELVKSRVKKPISIVEKLQRRGLPVSLESMMDNLDDVAGIRVICSFLDDIYAVAEMLARQDDVHIIAIKDYIRHPKKNGYRSYHMIVEIPVFFSDQKKWMRAEVQIRTIAMDFWASLDHQLKYKKEVETYSQEISEELRECADVIAQTDERMLNIRKKIEDHGISVTK, translated from the coding sequence ATGAACATCAGTATGAACCCCAATAGTGAATTGAACCAGTCCATAGTAAATGTTCCTAATCTGGTTCAAGTCCCGGATCCCCTTATGAAGCAGGCATACCAGTTTCAGGAAGCTATGATGATGTATACCTGTGCGATTCGGGAGATTAAGACAAAGCTGGAGGTCCTTAACGACGAGCTGTCAGTGAGAAACTCCAGAAACCCTATAGAATTGGTCAAATCCAGAGTCAAAAAGCCCATAAGCATTGTGGAGAAGCTGCAGAGAAGAGGGCTGCCGGTTTCTTTGGAATCCATGATGGACAACCTGGATGATGTTGCAGGGATCCGTGTTATCTGTTCCTTTCTGGATGATATTTATGCGGTTGCTGAGATGCTGGCCCGCCAGGATGATGTGCATATCATAGCCATTAAGGATTATATCCGGCATCCGAAGAAAAACGGATACCGCAGCTATCATATGATCGTAGAGATTCCCGTGTTCTTTTCGGATCAGAAAAAGTGGATGAGGGCTGAAGTCCAGATCCGTACCATTGCCATGGATTTCTGGGCCAGCCTGGATCACCAGTTGAAATATAAGAAAGAAGTGGAAACGTATTCCCAGGAAATCAGTGAAGAACTGAGAGAATGTGCGGATGTAATCGCTCAGACAGACGAACGGATGCTCAATATCAGAAAAAAGATTGAGGATCATGGAATTTCCGTTACTAAATAA
- a CDS encoding Mrp/NBP35 family ATP-binding protein, with translation MSEVNCTHNCNSCGETCSSRGEQASFLEPLNPSSTVKKVIGVVSGKGGVGKSLVTSMMAVGMNAKGYKTAILDADITGPSIPKSFGLSDYGVGMTPNGLMIPATTATGIEVMSANLILDHETDPVIWRGPVIAGAVKQFWQEALWEDIDYMFVDMPPGTGDVPLTVFQSLPVDGIIIVTSPQELVTMIVEKAVNMAKKMNIPILGLVENMSYLICPDCGKQISVFGESRVDEAAKNNGLTVLAKIPIDPRIAAAVDEGTIEFLEAQWLLEAVSAAEKV, from the coding sequence ATGAGTGAGGTAAATTGTACACATAACTGCAATAGCTGTGGTGAGACCTGCAGCAGCCGGGGGGAGCAGGCAAGTTTTTTGGAACCCCTTAATCCTTCCAGCACAGTCAAAAAGGTAATCGGCGTTGTAAGCGGAAAGGGTGGGGTGGGAAAATCCCTGGTGACTTCCATGATGGCTGTGGGCATGAATGCCAAGGGATATAAAACAGCCATTTTAGATGCGGATATTACCGGTCCGTCGATTCCGAAATCCTTTGGTCTTTCGGATTACGGTGTGGGCATGACACCAAACGGCCTTATGATTCCTGCCACCACTGCAACGGGAATTGAAGTAATGTCGGCAAATCTGATCCTGGATCATGAGACGGATCCGGTTATCTGGAGAGGACCTGTCATCGCAGGAGCAGTCAAGCAGTTCTGGCAGGAAGCCCTTTGGGAAGACATTGACTACATGTTCGTGGACATGCCTCCTGGAACAGGAGATGTGCCTCTGACTGTGTTCCAGTCTCTGCCTGTGGACGGAATCATCATTGTGACCTCCCCTCAGGAGCTGGTTACCATGATCGTAGAAAAAGCGGTAAATATGGCGAAAAAGATGAATATACCAATCCTTGGCCTGGTGGAAAATATGAGCTATTTAATTTGCCCGGACTGCGGTAAACAGATTTCGGTATTTGGAGAAAGCCGTGTGGATGAAGCTGCTAAAAACAACGGCCTTACCGTGTTGGCAAAGATTCCCATTGATCCAAGGATCGCGGCAGCAGTGGATGAGGGAACCATTGAATTTTTAGAGGCTCAGTGGCTTCTTGAAGCAGTTTCGGCAGCCGAAAAAGTTTAA